The DNA sequence CATAATAAGACATGCCACTTCTTTTGTTTTTAATATTTTTTCTAAATTTTTAATATCTCCAAATTGAATTGTCAATGTATCCTTTAATACTCCATCTGTAATACCGTTGCTATCTTGATATCCTTCTGTTAAAAGTCCTGAACCAGATTTTACAAGTAAAGCATCTGAGTGACCGTGATAGCACCCTTGGAACTTTAAAATTTTATTTCTATTAGTGTAGGCTCTTGCAAGTCTAACTGCTGACATGGTTGCCTCAGTTCCTGAGGTAGTCAATCTAACCTTTTCAATAGAAGGACAGCATTTGACTATTAATTCTGCTAATTCTACTTCTAATTTTGTTGGAAGTCCATAGGAACTCCCATTTTCTATTGCTTCTCTAACTCCTTCTATTACATTTTTAAAGTTATGTCCAAGTATCATAGGACCCCAAGAACAAATAAAATCAATATATTCATTATTATCTTCATCCCATAATTTACTTCCTAAAGCCTTTTTTACAAAAATAGGAGCTTCTCTTTTCACTGATTGGAAGGCTCTAACAGGACTATTAACTCCTCCAGGTATATATTTTTTTGCTTCTTTAAATATTTTATTTGAATTACTATTGTCCACTAATCTCCCCCTTTAAAATCTTAAAGTAAAATTTCATTATTTTTTACCCATGTTGCAATATCTTTAGCATGATAAGTTATTATTATATCAACTCCTGCTCTTTTCATCCCATACATTGTTTCCATTACTATTCCTTTTTCATTTATCCAGCCATTCATAGCCCCTGCTTTTACCATAGAATATTCTGCACTTACATTGTAGGCTACAATTGGTAAATGAATATCTGAAATAGATTTAACCACATCTAAATAAGCTAAAGCTGGCTTAACCATAATAAAATCAGCTCCCTCTTCAATATCTGCTTCAACTTCCCTATAAAAATCCTTAGAATTTCTAAAATCCATTTGATAAGTTCTTCTATCTCCAAAACTAGGTGCTGAATCTGCTGCATCTCTAAATGGTCCATAAAAACTAGAAGCATATTTAATACTATATGCCATAATAGGTATATTCACAAATCCATTTGCATCTAATTTATTTCTTATTGCTAGAACTCTTCCATCCATCATATCTGAAGGAGCAACTATATCTGCCCCAGCTTTCACATGAGATAAAGCTATTTCAGATATATATTCTAAAGTTTTATCATTGTCCACATCTTTTCCACATAGTATTCCACAATGTCCATGTGATGTGTATTCACACATGCAAACATCTGTTACAACTATAAAATCTGGGAAATATTTTTTTATAACTTTAATCCCTTGTTGAACTATACCATTTTCAGCGTAAGCTTGACTTCCCTTTTCATCTTTAATCTTTGGAATTCCAAAAATAAGCAAAGATTTAATTCCCAACTCGTTTAATTCTTTCAACTCATCAGGTAATTTGTCCAGTGAAAATCTATATTGGCCTGGCATAGATTTAATTTCTTCCTTTATGTTTTCTCCTTCTTCTATAAAAATAGGATAAATTAATTCATCTAAATTAATTGTTACATTTTTCACCATTTCTCTTAATCTTTTATTTCCTCTTAACCTTCTAGTTCTAGTAAACACTTCTTTTCCCCCTTAGTATAAAAACTATACCATTTTTTAAAATTATTAATTTGATTTTCTATTAAATATTCATAATTTTTCATAATACTATCTCTTTTTTTTATGTTGTTATTATATATATCCCATACATCATCAATATTTATTAATGTTATATTTTTTATTTCCCCAATTTCAGAATCTATATCCCTTGGAACAGCTAAATCTAAAAATATATATTCCTTATCATTACATAAATACTCTTGAATATTTTCTTTTTTTAAAACCAAGTGTGGAGCTGAAGTGACGCTTATGACAATATCAGCTTTAGCAACTTCTTTATCCTTATTCTCAAAATCTATAACATTAACATTAAATGTATTTTTTATCTCTAATGCCTTATGCTTTGTTCTATTTGTTATTGTTATGTCATTTATACCTTCCTTAAGAAAAACATATAAAATAGATTTAGCCAAATCTCCAATTCCTAAAATCAGAATTTTTTTGCTTTCTATATTATTAACATGTTTTTTTATTATTTTATAGGAAAGAGCTTCTAAAGAAAGAGCATTATAAGAAACTTTACTCACTGTTCTAAAATTTTTACCTAATTCTATAGCCTTGTTGAATATTACATTTAATATTTTACTTGTTTTTTTATTTTTCAAAGAATCTAAATATGAATTTTTTATTTGAGAAAGTATTTGATCTTCTCCTTTTATTATTGAATAATATCCACAAGAAATTTTAAAAAGATATTTTATAGCCTCCATACCTTTAAACACATAAATTCTATCTTTAAATTCCCAATTTTCCAAAATTTCATCTAAATCTTCATATTTCTTTAATTCTAAATAAAATTCTACTCTTAAACAAGTAACAAGATTAACATATCCTGCCACCTTTCCTTTAACTTTTAATTCTTTTATAATTTTTTCTGGATTATTTAAAATAAACTTTTCTCTTTCTAAAGTATCTAGCTCGTTATAAGATATTCCAAGTATAAAAATATTATTTAATTTCATAACTTATCCTTTCTAGGCAATTAAACTGATCCCATTAATTTAACTATCTAGTATTATATCATAAATTTAAAAAATACACCCTAAAATTTTAAGGTGTATTTTTATTTATTGCTAGATTTTATTTCACATACTTTTCTTTTAAAACTTTTAATAATTCTTCATCCACAGGAATAGTATCGTCTTCATATACTCGAGGAATAACTCTGTCCATTGGAACAACTCCAATTCCCATAGCAATCCCTGCAGGAAGAGACATTCTAAATGTCTTTAGCATTTTTAGCATTAAATCTAAATGCTTTCCTGGGATTGTTAACATAAATATACAGTCTGATCCTGGCCAAACATTTGTATTTTTATGCTTTAATTTATTATCCCAAACAGTTTCAACTTTACTTGTACATGCATAATAGTAAAATCCTATTTCTTCAAAAAAATCTTCTAATCTACTTTTTTGAGCTCCATTAATGTATACCATTACCATTTTAAAGCCAAACAAATCAGCGTAGGTTCTCTCATCTTCCTCTTGAATTTTACAAAATATTTTTTCTTTGTTTTCTTCACATAATCCTTCTTTTTTTGACATATTCCCCTCCTGTATAAGTTATTTTTTATATCTAGGATTTTTAGATGTTATTAATTTGGTAAATTTATTTGAAATATAATAAAATACTCCTTTTATATATTTCAAAACAAATTCAACTAAATCTTCCATTAATGTTAAAGATATTGGAATAACAACTAATGTTAATAAAGTTGAAAAAGCAAGTCCAAACATTACAGTTATAGACATTCCTCTATATATTTCAGCTCCTTGTCCCAATCCCAAAGATAGTGGTAACATTCCTAAAACTGTTGTCATTGTTGTCATAAGTATTGGTCTCAATCTAGTTTCACATGACTTAATTATTGCATCAGTTCTGTTTTCTCCTCTTTCTCTTGTAAGTCTTATAAAATCAATTAAAACAATTGCATTATTAACTACTATACCAGCTAGCATAATTACTCCAACCATTACCATAACACTAACTGATTCTCCTGTCAACAATAACCCTATAACTACTCCAATCAAAGCTAATGGAACTGATCCTAATATAACGAATGGCAATACAAAACTTTCAAATTGAGCTGCAAGTAAAGCATAAATTAAAAATACTGCTATTGCTAAAGATTTTCCAAGTTGTCCTGAAGCATCTTTTAAATTCTCTGCATTTCCTCCCCATCTATAATTTATAGATTTTGGTGGATTTTCTGCTTTAAATTCTTTTATTAATTCTTGTTGAATTGCTCCAACTCCAACTCCTCCATCATTAGCTGAAACTGTAACACTATAAATTCTATCTGTTTTATTTATTTCAGAAGTTCCTTCTGCCATAACTATATCAGCTACATCTGAAACTTTTACAAATTTATTATCACCTATTTTTACATTTAAATTTCTTAATGTATTAATATCTCTTCTTTTTTCCTTTGGTAATCTTAATAATACATCTAACTCTTCAATTCCAGTTTTCACTGTAACTGTATCTCCTCTATCTCCTCCTAAAAAAGCGTAGGAAATAGTCTTCCCTACTATTGAGGGATCAATACCATAGGCTTTTATTTTATCTCTTTTTAAAACTATTCTAGCTTCAGGACCTCCTGAATCAAAATTGGTTCCAATATCCACTGCTCCTGGGAATTTTTTTAATTTATCTGATATTTTCTTCCCAAAAGATTTTATTGCTTGATAATCTGTTCCCACTAGTTTAAATTCAACATCCTTAGTAGGAGCTCTCATAGCAAA is a window from the Fusobacterium sp. IOR10 genome containing:
- the hemB gene encoding porphobilinogen synthase is translated as MFTRTRRLRGNKRLREMVKNVTINLDELIYPIFIEEGENIKEEIKSMPGQYRFSLDKLPDELKELNELGIKSLLIFGIPKIKDEKGSQAYAENGIVQQGIKVIKKYFPDFIVVTDVCMCEYTSHGHCGILCGKDVDNDKTLEYISEIALSHVKAGADIVAPSDMMDGRVLAIRNKLDANGFVNIPIMAYSIKYASSFYGPFRDAADSAPSFGDRRTYQMDFRNSKDFYREVEADIEEGADFIMVKPALAYLDVVKSISDIHLPIVAYNVSAEYSMVKAGAMNGWINEKGIVMETMYGMKRAGVDIIITYHAKDIATWVKNNEILL
- the hemA gene encoding glutamyl-tRNA reductase — protein: MKLNNIFILGISYNELDTLEREKFILNNPEKIIKELKVKGKVAGYVNLVTCLRVEFYLELKKYEDLDEILENWEFKDRIYVFKGMEAIKYLFKISCGYYSIIKGEDQILSQIKNSYLDSLKNKKTSKILNVIFNKAIELGKNFRTVSKVSYNALSLEALSYKIIKKHVNNIESKKILILGIGDLAKSILYVFLKEGINDITITNRTKHKALEIKNTFNVNVIDFENKDKEVAKADIVISVTSAPHLVLKKENIQEYLCNDKEYIFLDLAVPRDIDSEIGEIKNITLINIDDVWDIYNNNIKKRDSIMKNYEYLIENQINNFKKWYSFYTKGEKKCLLELEG
- a CDS encoding PG0541 family transporter-associated protein — protein: MSKKEGLCEENKEKIFCKIQEEDERTYADLFGFKMVMVYINGAQKSRLEDFFEEIGFYYYACTSKVETVWDNKLKHKNTNVWPGSDCIFMLTIPGKHLDLMLKMLKTFRMSLPAGIAMGIGVVPMDRVIPRVYEDDTIPVDEELLKVLKEKYVK